GAATTTTGATGGAACCGTAATCATTTTATCAATTGTGTGACAAACAATTTTCTAGTCCAGTAAGCGAAAACAACCGAGTGCTACTACGACAGCCAATAAACCAGAAAGAAAATTAACCATATCATTATCAATTAAAGGAAAACCTTTTATTCTAACAGTTGCTTTTTGGCAATGTCTCCGTTTCTCCGTCTCAATTCCACAAGTCGAACAAATAAATGCTTGCTGATAAAATGCACCGATTAATGTATCAAAAAGATTCCCAATGTAACCGAATGTAAAAACCATCATACTAGCCAAAATACTCAAATGAAATAACATAAACACAAGTAAAGAAATCAACATGGAACCTGTTAGTGCTGCAAGACTTCCTAGTAAACTAACCGCTCCAGATGTCCCCTTCTCTACTCGCTTAAACGTTCGAATATAGATTGGATCCCTTTGACTTAATGATCCTATTTCAGATGCCCATGTATCAGAATTTGCGCTTGCTATTGCTATTGCAAAGGCAAGTAGCCATTGAGGTTCTTTATTAAAATAATAAAGAATGCTAAATAAGGCGGCTGTTCCCCCATTTGCAAGAACCTGACGCCAATCTCTCTTAGCCCCTTTTGCTAATTTTTCTTCCATTGTTGTTTTAATCCTGCTTTTATATTTGGACCATAAACTGGAGGTCGCAAAAAAAGTCCCCAAAAGCAATAAACCTTTTGCACCAAAGCCACTAAATACTGCTAGACCTATAAAGGAAGCAGTTGCAGCACCTGATGCAGTCAGCAATTTTACTAAATATCCAACAACACATGTTAACAGAATCAATAGAAAAAAGAAAAAGGTATCGGTCATTTCACTTTTATTATTTTACTATTCGTAATAATTTTCGCAATTGGCATATCATGAGCTTCTACATTCATTTGGGGAATTATCTGCATATCAAAAGCAAGAGTAACTGTTTTCCCTGAGTAAGTTTTCATATAACGGTCGTAGTATCCACCACCAAAGCCAATTCGATACCCTTCTTCTGTGTAAGCTAATCCTGGAACAATCAAAAGATCAATTTTGCTTGATTCAACGATCTCCGTAGCCTCTTCCATGGGTTCCAATAGACCATAAAATACCGATTCCAATTGTGAAAATTCTGACAAAAGACGAAAAATCATTTTCTTTTCTTTAGGATAACATTTGGGGACGACAACCTTTTTTCCTTGTTCCCATGCCTTTCTTATGATCTGGTATGTATCTACTTCAGGAGTCTTTGAAATCGTGATTCCGATTGTATTAGCCTGTTTCCACTCTTCATCCTCAAATAATTTCTTAGCAATTTTATATGAAAAGTCTTCGTAAAGGGGTTTTGTGAGTTTTGAAAGCGTTTCTCTCATTTGTGTTCGCAGTACCTTTTTATCGTGCATTATAAACCCTCCTAATGATAGGTGAATCTAATTTTTCGCAACAAAAAAAACAGCAGGAAACCTCCCACTGCTTATTTTGTTTCGCGATGTGCTGTTGTGCGTTTTTCTCTTGGGCAATATTTCTTAAGCTCAAGACGATCTGGATTATTGCGTTTATTTTTTGTTGAAATATAGTTACGATCTCCACACTCGGTGCAAGCTAACGTAATATTAACACGCATGTTTATTTCCCTCCAAACTATTTCCAAGCTAGTTCGTTCATACGACTTTTCTATAATATCACTTTTCAAATGGAAATGCTAGTCTGTTTTTCAAAGAAAACTCAACAATAGGTTAGGACTTGGCATTGTTGCAATTATGCAAAAATAGATTACCTAAACTTTCGATAATAATTTATCCTTTCCTAGTTGCTAAAAGTGCTTTATCAAGCAAAATCAATTCATTTTTGCTTTTTCCTTTTATGCTCCATGTACTAATTTTGACTGTCTCATAAGGCTTAATGAATATTTTCATCGCTAAAATACTAGCGGGATCCCCTTTTGCCATTGGTTGGTATTTTAAATTCCCTTTTTCCTGGCAGTTCCATACCTGGTCAGTAAAAACCTTTCGGTACGGCTGTATTGAATACTCTACTATTCCGACGCCATTACTCTGTCCATTAACTAAATAAACATTCTTATCTGTTAGATGAAATACAACATTTTCTACTGGAGAAACAAAAGAAAATTGATCTGGAGAAATATGAGAGCAATGATGAATGGTTAAAACTTTCATTTCTTTTATCTTACTGCTGTGATTACTAACATAAAGATTAAAAAAACGGATTTTCGAATGGATCTGTTCCTGTTTTACTTTTACAATTACTTCTTCATCATAAATTACTTTCTCTCTACTATTTTTTAACCAATAACAATTTCCATTTATCCAGACGCCAGGAATATAGTCAAGTTGTTCTATAAGTGGAGCAGGCATATCTCGATGATCACTATTTTTTAGTTCAATTAATTCCATCATTCATTACACCACCTTTTAAATATTCACCCTTTATTTGTTCAATTATTTCTTGATTGTTTATTCTGTTATTGATGAGCATATCTTCAATCGTTCGTTTTGTTTCAGAGGCAACTCGTTTCCAACCGTATAAAGCTCTAACCACTTTCTTACCCTGAAAACCAATATCTTTTGCCTTTTCCGGATTATCTAACAGAAAGATTATTTGTTCAAGTAAGCTCTTCGCATCGCCAGGAGCCATTAATAAACCTGAATCCATATGTCCAATAATTGATTTTAATCCGCCTACATTTGAGACAATCGTTGGTTTACCCAGAATCATTGATTCAAGGGCGACAATTCCAAACGGTTCGTAAAGGCTTGGAAAAACGGTTATATCACTTTGTAAAATATAGGAGTTTTTTTCTTCATCCGAGATATATCCAATAAAAGCGAGGTGATCAGATAATTTTCGTCTGTTTACTTCATTACGATATCGTTCAAGCATTGGGCCTTTTCCAGCAATAACAAAAAAGATATTTAAGCCTTTTTCTTTCACAAGGGAAGCAGTATTTATAATAGTCTTAAACCCTTTTTCCTCAACAATTCTGCCAATAGAGAATATAATTTTTTTATCTTCCCAATCCGAGAAGACTTTTTCTGATTTAATAATTGCCTTTTTCTCTTCAATTCCATTAGGGATGATGACAATCTTTTCTTCACGTACTTTGAAAACCGAGATCAACTCACTTTTCATATATTTACTACATACAATGATTTGATCAGATTCTCCCATTAATTGTTGTTCTTTTTGATGAATAAAACGTTGTATCTCATTGTGAATCCCATTATTTCTTCCATGCTCTGTGGCATGAATAGTCGTTAATAATGGACACACAAATGTCTCTTTTAACACGATACCAGCCACTCCAACCAACCAATCATGAACATGAATCAAATCAAACTTCAATTCTGTTGCCTTTTGAACCATCGCCAAATTAAGTCCGCCAATCCATGAGAAAAAATGACTATCTTGCTCATTTAAAGGCTTTACACGGTGCACATTGACATTATAGATCTTTTCATATTGTGGAAGATCCCCATTTCCCGCTGTTATCACATGTACATTGAACCCTATTCTCGCTAGGTGAATAGCTAAGCCCGAAACATGTCTTGAAAGCCCTCCAACGACATTTGGTGGGTATTCCCAACTAAGTATAAGAATGGTCAAACCTGGTGTCTGCCAATTCTCATCTATCACTACCTGGTTGAAAACTTTCTCACTCATTTTCTTCCTCCATATATTGATCCGTTATAATAGCTATATGTGCTTACATGGTCAGCCCAGTCGGGTTGTTGATCCCCATACTGTTGATTTGATGGAGAAATAAAAGTATATTCACGATCATTTAGGCCATCCACCATTGCGGTATGAACAGAATTAGATCTCAGTAGTGGGAAGAAGTCGTTTGCAGTGATCTTAACTCCTATTTCGACTATATAGTTTCTATTCGGAACAAGCCCTTTTACAGTCCAATTACCTTTATGAAAGGGTACTGCGATTTCAAAAAAATGGTGGGCATTGTTTCCGTTGAAAATAATATGGGATACATCATAAATTCTCATTACCTGTGAAAGCTTTTCAAGGCGACAATTAAAATAATATTGGATGACCTTAAGAGGTAGATCAGAAGTATTCCAAAAAAGATCAATTTTTTTAGGTGTAACTAGTTTCGCTTCCAATATCCCTTTTCCAATCATAGAACCCTCCCATAGCAAACAAATAATATATGCATAAATAACTAAATTATTCTTCGATTTGCTAATTTAATGGTAGCATCTAGAATAAAAACGTACAATAAACGCAATTTGTCGGATCTTGCTTATCCCAAGTAACAACACTAATTTATGTAACTAAATAAATTTTTTGTTCTTCGTAAACTATGTCTATTTCCACTCTTTCGACAATCTATTTCTGTTACGACATCACTTTTTTCGACAAAAATGTTTTTCTTTTATCCTTACATAAGTAAAATTACAGATAAAGTGTTAAAATATTTTTATTAAAACTTTCGAGGTGCCAGACATGGAGATGCTCATGCTCGTACTTCTTGGCTTTTCTCTTCTTCTCCTACTCTTTTCTATTTTCCAAAAGGACCCATATACAGAATTAAAAGAAGAAGTAGACCAACTCACATTACAACAAGTCCAAGAAGTCTATCAAATTAAAAAAAAGCTAAAAATACTTGAAGAGGAACTTTTAGTAACCGATGATTTTCCAACTGCTGTTATGCCCAATATCGAAAATCAAAAGGATATCCACAAAATCATTAAGAATCAGGTTTGGGCGCTTGCCCAACAAGGAAAACCAATTGAACAAATTGCCTCTCAATCTTCACTATCAGTCGATGATGTTTATGCAATTTTGAAAGAATATACAAATCGAGGAAATAGAAATGAATAATCGAGGGATTCGTGCATTTTCACTTGGAATGATCTTCACTGTCAGTATTTTAGGTAGTTATTATTTTTCCTTCGAAGAAGGTTCACAAAGGCATTTGAAAACGAGTGATGCTAAAATTCTGTTGGAGAAAAATGGCTATAAAATTCTAACTTCGGATGAATATAAAATGCTTCGTGGAAAAAAGAGTAATACTCTTTCTAAAAAAATACCATCTAAAAAGGCTCTTGAGCTATCGAAAAGCAAGCCAAAAGTACAGCCTAATAATCAGGCAATCCCACAAGGTAATAATGAAATATCCTATCGACTTCAAGTCTTATCTGGAATGAATTCAGGTGATATTACAAGCCTTCTTGCTGAACATAAGATTATTGAAAACGAAGGAGAGTTTCAACAATATTTAATTACACACCAATATCAAGCAAGGGTTCAATTAGGTACCTATGATCTGACGAATAAAATGAACTATGACCAAATTGCAAAAACCATAACTAAATCTGAATAAAAGATAGGCACATGAATAAATTCATGTGCCTTCTTCTTGTTTCAACTTAGTGTGTAGTTTGATTTGACCCATTAGAAACTATTTTCTGATTAGAGGAAGAGGTATTCTTGTTAGCTGCTTCCCTTTCTTTCTTTAGATCAAAGTAGGCATCCAAAACTTTGCGACCGATTAAATCGTTTGTGCTTACACCTGTACTTCCTTGATAAGCCCAGGGAACGAGAACAGCCATCGCCACTTCTGGATGATCGTAAGGTGCAAAGCTTACTAGACTAAGATTCATCACTTCTGGGGGTATCAGACCAAATTTCTTCCGTTCAGGACCATCATAGAAAGCCTGTGCAGTACCCGTTTTCCCAGCAGGATTGTAATTTACT
The Neobacillus sp. PS3-40 genome window above contains:
- a CDS encoding DUF92 domain-containing protein; translated protein: MTDTFFFFLLILLTCVVGYLVKLLTASGAATASFIGLAVFSGFGAKGLLLLGTFFATSSLWSKYKSRIKTTMEEKLAKGAKRDWRQVLANGGTAALFSILYYFNKEPQWLLAFAIAIASANSDTWASEIGSLSQRDPIYIRTFKRVEKGTSGAVSLLGSLAALTGSMLISLLVFMLFHLSILASMMVFTFGYIGNLFDTLIGAFYQQAFICSTCGIETEKRRHCQKATVRIKGFPLIDNDMVNFLSGLLAVVVALGCFRLLD
- a CDS encoding 5-formyltetrahydrofolate cyclo-ligase, producing MHDKKVLRTQMRETLSKLTKPLYEDFSYKIAKKLFEDEEWKQANTIGITISKTPEVDTYQIIRKAWEQGKKVVVPKCYPKEKKMIFRLLSEFSQLESVFYGLLEPMEEATEIVESSKIDLLIVPGLAYTEEGYRIGFGGGYYDRYMKTYSGKTVTLAFDMQIIPQMNVEAHDMPIAKIITNSKIIKVK
- the rpmG gene encoding 50S ribosomal protein L33; the protein is MRVNITLACTECGDRNYISTKNKRNNPDRLELKKYCPREKRTTAHRETK
- a CDS encoding glycosyltransferase family 4 protein; this translates as MSEKVFNQVVIDENWQTPGLTILILSWEYPPNVVGGLSRHVSGLAIHLARIGFNVHVITAGNGDLPQYEKIYNVNVHRVKPLNEQDSHFFSWIGGLNLAMVQKATELKFDLIHVHDWLVGVAGIVLKETFVCPLLTTIHATEHGRNNGIHNEIQRFIHQKEQQLMGESDQIIVCSKYMKSELISVFKVREEKIVIIPNGIEEKKAIIKSEKVFSDWEDKKIIFSIGRIVEEKGFKTIINTASLVKEKGLNIFFVIAGKGPMLERYRNEVNRRKLSDHLAFIGYISDEEKNSYILQSDITVFPSLYEPFGIVALESMILGKPTIVSNVGGLKSIIGHMDSGLLMAPGDAKSLLEQIIFLLDNPEKAKDIGFQGKKVVRALYGWKRVASETKRTIEDMLINNRINNQEIIEQIKGEYLKGGVMNDGIN
- a CDS encoding DUF4912 domain-containing protein translates to MIGKGILEAKLVTPKKIDLFWNTSDLPLKVIQYYFNCRLEKLSQVMRIYDVSHIIFNGNNAHHFFEIAVPFHKGNWTVKGLVPNRNYIVEIGVKITANDFFPLLRSNSVHTAMVDGLNDREYTFISPSNQQYGDQQPDWADHVSTYSYYNGSIYGGRK
- a CDS encoding aminodeoxychorismate lyase, translated to MNNRGIRAFSLGMIFTVSILGSYYFSFEEGSQRHLKTSDAKILLEKNGYKILTSDEYKMLRGKKSNTLSKKIPSKKALELSKSKPKVQPNNQAIPQGNNEISYRLQVLSGMNSGDITSLLAEHKIIENEGEFQQYLITHQYQARVQLGTYDLTNKMNYDQIAKTITKSE